The Capsicum annuum cultivar UCD-10X-F1 unplaced genomic scaffold, UCD10Xv1.1 ctg34341, whole genome shotgun sequence genome segment CAACCTTGAGGATAAagaagtggtcattccaactcaCAATGTAAACACAGGAGTCACCATGACGAGGAGTTTCTTGAGCGGACTTAGAAATCTCGTCCCATATGTTGTCAAAAGACATGGAACCATGAAGGAAGTGGAATCCTTCCTCTTCTTCGATTCCTTCGGGATGAAAGAAGCCAATGAATGATTTTTCTGAGACTACTGAGAGTGGACGCACTTTAGCCTCGAGAACTGTCTCGAGGTCAAAATGCTTATCTGGGAAACGTTCCCTATAGGTCTCGTTTTCACAAAGATCCCTCCACTGCATCGAGCCTTCACAGATAAGAGAATCAAGTTGGGACTTGATGGGCATATCTTCAGGATTGCAGTGGAACCAATCAGCTATGACAGCAACCAAGGCTGTACAAGCGCTTTCACCAGCAGCTCGTTCACTTCGTTGATCAATCGAAGCAAAGAAGATCTGAGTCTGCAGCTTCATTTGTCCATCACGGCTTATTATTTCTTTCTGCTCCCAACTACCCACAGCAAAACTTTCATCTCCAAACTCAGAGACTGAAATCGGAGAAGTTTCCTCGGATTTGTGCCCCTGCATGAACTACACACATTAGTAAGAGGACTAGTTATGACATATATCTTCAATCATGAACAAGAAAACCTCAGCAGTTAGATACTTGATACAACCGTACAAGTAGACTAAGCTACTAAAGAAAGCTACCAAACTTTGTAATCTTCAATTCGGCAGCACATTGGTGTAGTTATTGCACGTTGATCAGACCATGACATGAAGATAAAAAATGACTCATCAAACATGACaaagaaagcaagaaaaaaggAGACGTACCCTAGAAGAAGACTCGTCAGATGAGCAAAGCTGTCGGCG includes the following:
- the LOC124891349 gene encoding uncharacterized protein LOC124891349, whose protein sequence is SLDEDSVGESEEGKEDTSVQKSFSYEALVYPNHAGGSFCSNTSGSSSDEDLVHYSHHISDTKHKYPEDKTAANQSTEQSSKHGLLSWRKRKLSFKYPKTKGDPLLKKHYGADGADDIGFDRRQLCSSDESSSRGHKSEETSPISVSEFGDESFAVGSWEQKEIISRDGQMKLQTQIFFASIDQRSERAAGESACTALVAVIADWFHCNPEDMPIKSQLDSLICEGSMQWRDLCENETYRERFPDKHFDLETVLEAKVRPLSVVSEKSFIGFFHPEGIEEEEGFHFLHGSMSFDNIWDEISKSAQETPRHGDSCVYI